The Henckelia pumila isolate YLH828 chromosome 2, ASM3356847v2, whole genome shotgun sequence genome includes a window with the following:
- the LOC140884562 gene encoding uncharacterized protein: MVIPPATRPERLTKFLKPYVLRMHFTNKFVNAQVVHTPSATVASAASTQEKALRISMEKAKESTRDVAAAAKIGKILGERLLLQNIPAVSVFLKRDQKYHGKVKAVIDSLRDAGVKLL; encoded by the coding sequence ATGGTCATTCCTCCAGCTACAAGGCCAGAAAGGCTAACAAAATTTCTGAAACCATATGTCCTAAGAATGCACTTTACGAACAAATTTGTTAATGCTCAAGTAGTTCACACCCCGTCTGCGACAGTAGCCTCTGCTGCCAGCACGCAAGAGAAGGCCCTGAGGATCAGCATGGAAAAGGCAAAAGAAAGCACAAGAGATGTAGCTGCAGCTGCAAAAATTGGAAAGATACTTGGGGAGCGGCTGCTACTTCAGAACATACCTGCTGTTTCGGTTTTCTTGAAGAGGGATCAGAAATATCACGGTAAAGTTAAAGCTGTAATCGACTCGTTAAGGGATGCAGGAGTCAAATTGCTATGA